Below is a genomic region from Myxococcus fulvus.
CGTGGTGGTGGAGCCCATCGCCTTCGACGGCACCGCCGCCACCTACCGCATCACCTGGGGCCGCGCGCTCACCGCGCCCGTGGGTGAGCAGGTCCCCGCTCCGGGCCTCTAGTCGTCGGAGCCGCTCCCGCTCGACGCCGCGCATCCTGGCGACGGTGTCGCGGGCCTGAGTGTCTTTGAATGGCTTTGCCTCTGGGCGGCCCGCGCGCGCTCTGGCTTTGCGGGCCGGAATCGTGCGCGCCTACCACCGGGGAGGGAGTGACTTCCCTGGGTTCACGCGCAATCCTTGGCTCCATCATTCGGGGGCCAGGATGCGTGATGAGTCGGTGAGGTCTGCGTCGTTCGAGGCACTTGTGCTGCCGTGGCCATCTGGATGCTACTCGGGGGGTGATGCCTCCGCCCGAGGCCGATGCCTATCTGATGGGTAGCATCATGCAAAACAAGATTTGTCCTGAATCGGCTTGCGTCAAGTGACTCAGGGTCGTGCCGGATGACGCGCACGGGGGGAAGCACATGGTGAAGTTGAATGCTCGACTGCGGCGGTGGGTGCTGATTCTGGGAGCCGCGGTCACGCTGGGGGCGGGGACGGCGTACGCGCAAATCATCCGGGAGGGCGCTTGCTGTGTTCCCTGTTCGTGCAATCCGGATGGAAGCACCGGCAAGTGCTGTGCACCCTGCTAAGGACATGCACTCCACGTGAGTCCGGACATGTCCAATGCGATGCGGATGGCGATGCGCCTGGGGCGAGGCTCCCTGGTCCTGGGGGTGTTCGCGGCGGTGGCGTGGGTGTCCTGGTTCACCACGTCGTCCGTGCTGACCTCGCGAACCTCCGCCAATGCGTGTGTCGCGCCCGTGGCCCAGGCGCCGGTGGTGGAGGCCTCGCTGCTGGCGGCGAGCACCGAGGCGTTCCAGGTCTCGCGCGGGGTGGCGTCCGAGCGCATCGAGGGCATGGGGGGCTCGGGGGGGCTCGCGCATGTCTTCCAGGGGCAGGTGATGGCCCGTCCGGGGATGAGTCTGATGACGGGCGCGGTCCGGGAGACGCGGCGGGTGGGGCGCGCGCAGACGCAGTCGCATCAGGAGGTGCCGGAGCCGGTGCGCGAGGAGGTGCGGTTGCGTCCGGCGATGCAGCTCGACTGCTCCTTCGACAAGGGGAGCTTCCGTTGCGGTGAGTGCGCGACGGATGGGGACTGCCCTCAGGGGCAGGGCTGTGTCATCAACTATGACAAGCGGCGGTTCGAGTGTGCCGACAGCGAGTGCGAGGACGACTCGCATTGCTTCCCCGGGGATGTCTGCCGGGTGGCGGCGGGGGAGTTACCGGGGCCGGTGGTCCGGCGGTGCCTGAAGGCGGGCGTGCGTCAGGCGGGGGAGACCTGCAGCCGGTTGCCGACGAGCGCGGACGAGGCCTGCGTGGAGGGGCTGTTGTGCATCAACCACCACTGCGGACCGCCGTGTGAGCCGGGGCAGCCGGAGACGTGCCCGGAGGGGGAGACGTGCGAGCAGAGCTCGATGGGGGCCGCGTGTCTGCCGGACTGTCGCAAGTCCGGGTGCGTGGAGGGGCGTGCGTGCGCGGCGCTCAATGGGGGCTCGTTCCAGTGTCTGGAGTTGGTGGTGGATGAGTGCTCGGACGAGCAGCCGTGTGGGGGCGGGAAGAACTGCGTGGTGAGGGGCGGGCGTGGCGGGCGCGCGGGCCGGTTCTGCTCCGCGACCTGTGAGTCCTGGCGGCCGGAGAGCTGCGGCAAGCAGAGCGTGTGCGGCGTGGGTGGGCCCACGGGCAGCACGTGCTACACGCAGTGTGATCCGGACAAGGTGGATTCATGCCCGGAGCGGTGGATCTGCTCCACGGTGACGGAGGACCTGCAGTCGTGGGGTTGCATGCCGGACTTCCTGAGCGGCGCGAGCACGGCGCCGCCGCGTCGCGGTGACGAGCCTCCTCCGTTCTGAGGACTACTGGGGCTGGCTGCTGTCTCCGAGCGGCGTCACCATTGGGGGCGCGTCCTGGATGGTGCCGGGCTTGATTCGCTGGATGGCGAACTCCGGCAGGGTGGCGAGCAGGTCGGCCATGGAGAGGGCGAGGGCGAACTTGCCCTGGTTCTCCTTCCACTCTCCGGCGAAGTGCAGGCCCACGACGACCTTGTCGTCGCGCAGGTCGACGAGCGGCGCGCCGGCGACGCCGACGGTGGTGCTGACATCGCTGCGCAGGGCGCGCACCACCGAGGGGCGGGGCTCCTGGCCCGGCGTGAGCGAAACCACGCGGCCGGGCATCAACCGACGGACGTCGTACGTGTTGCCCAGCAGCGGGCGCAGGAAGTTCTTGGGCAGGTTGCTGCCCTCGGAGGGATAGCCGATGACGTAGACGTACTGGTCCACGTGGGACTTCACCGACTCGGGGTTCCACTCGAGGGTGACGGGCGGGTGGCGCTGCGTGTCGTGCTCGGCGAGCTCGAGCAGGGCGATGGTGCGCGGTGCGGTGGACGAGGTGTCGTGCCAGGCGAAGATGACCTGGGTGACCAGGTGGCTCTGCTTCGGGTTGCCGCCATCGTCGTCGAACGTGAACCGCCAGGTCTCGCCCAGGAGGGGTTGAGGTCGGTCCTGGTCGAGCATCAGGGGCGGGACATGGTCTCCGACGGTCATGATGACCCTCGGCGCCACGGCGAACGCCGTCAGGTAGGTGGTCTTCCCGTCGGGCTTCTGGATGAAGAGTGAGCCCGTCGCGCGGCTGACGGGGAAGCCGGAGTCCTGGCCCGACTTCAAGAGCTGTTGCCAGCTCTCCGGGAACACGTCCGAGACGCGGTCATCCTGCATGCGCAGCGCGGGCCGCACCTGGGCCATGACCTCGTACTTGTCGGGCGGCGCGGCGCGCGCGGTGAGGGCGACGCCTTGCTTCTCGG
It encodes:
- a CDS encoding trypsin-like serine peptidase; this translates as MAISDVVAKLLYTAVLTVVCLGLGAVFVSEIQRVWFDKRLYIGRFDFFETGEAKATEAKAFARQIAYHHRAFKTLLDQERQRRERANESENPATFGASTPLPDSTFGNGNLDALLSSANDLTSVELTVQGINIKELLTWLRERVSTPNELTGVVEKHPTGVRALASWTRGPLRSEGHRVDGQVLDIAGQPDVERASFHVACGLIWAQLAADDEVLSKVSRAEFCAWAEVWSQYIDLRERSATLTGLSPDSLESVKKLRAFLDRQVAGSTQLAEVYLLRADLLDLLPAEQKTQEDLIQAQNDRLQYAMMGRKPTEPEKQGVALTARAAPPDKYEVMAQVRPALRMQDDRVSDVFPESWQQLLKSGQDSGFPVSRATGSLFIQKPDGKTTYLTAFAVAPRVIMTVGDHVPPLMLDQDRPQPLLGETWRFTFDDDGGNPKQSHLVTQVIFAWHDTSSTAPRTIALLELAEHDTQRHPPVTLEWNPESVKSHVDQYVYVIGYPSEGSNLPKNFLRPLLGNTYDVRRLMPGRVVSLTPGQEPRPSVVRALRSDVSTTVGVAGAPLVDLRDDKVVVGLHFAGEWKENQGKFALALSMADLLATLPEFAIQRIKPGTIQDAPPMVTPLGDSSQPQ